A stretch of Lutra lutra chromosome 9, mLutLut1.2, whole genome shotgun sequence DNA encodes these proteins:
- the GPAT2 gene encoding glycerol-3-phosphate acyltransferase 2, mitochondrial isoform X7 → MVTMLEARLQTQQRNTQNSQETGLWSSGFGMKLEAVTPFLGKYRPFVGRCCQTCTPKSWESLFHRSIMDLGFCNVILVKEENTRFRGWLVRRLCYFLWSLEQHIPPCQDAPQKIMESTGVQNVISGRAPGGAGEGQVPGLVKKEVQRILGHIQAPLHPFLLRLFSWALLRFLNCVFLNVQLHKGQMKMVHKATQAGLPLVLLSTHKSLLDGILLPFVLLSQGLGVLRVVWDPRTCSPTLRALLKKLGGLFLPPEANLTLDSSEGVLARAVVHAAMEQLLVSRQPLLIFLEEPPGAQGPRLSALGQTWLGLVVQAVQVGVIPDAMLVPVAITYDLVPDAPCDVYHALVPLGLWTGALAVLRSLWSWGRSPRVCVRVHLAQPFSLQEYTTNARSCWGSRQTLEQLLQPIVLGQCNVVPDTEKEQEWTPATGPLLALKEEDQLLVRRLSRHVLNASVTSSAVMSTAIMAALLLFKHQKGVFLSQLLGEFSWLTEETLLRGFDVGFSGQLRCLVQHTLSLLRAHVVLLRVHQGDLLVVPRPGPGLTRLARLSTELLPAFLSEAVGACAVRGLLAGRVPPEGPWELQGIELLSQNELYRQILLLLHLLPQDLLLLQPCQSCYCYCQEVLDRLIQCGLLVAEETPGSRAACDTGRQRLSAKLLWKPSGDFTDSDSDDFEEAEGRFFRLSQQSRCPDFFLFLCRLLSPLLQAFAQAATFLHQGQLPDTESGYTEQLLQFLQATAQEEGFFECADPNLAISAVWTFRDLGVLQQTPSPAGPMLYLSPTFTSRENQEKLEQFIRQFICS, encoded by the exons ATGGTTACCATGTTGGAAGCCAgactccaaacccagcagaggaACACCCAAAACAGCCAGGAG ACTGGCTTGTGGTCCTCAGGCTTTGGGATGAAGCTGGAGGCTGTTACCCCATTCCTGGGGAAATATCGCCCCTTTGTGGGTCGCTGCTGCCAAACCTGTACTCCCAAGAGCTGG GAGTCCCTCTTCCACAGAAGCATAATGGATCTAGGCTTCTGCAATGTGATCCTGGTGAAGGAGGAGAACACCAG GTTTCGGGGCTGGCTGGTTCGGAGGCTCTGCTATTTCTTATGGTCACTGGAGCAGCACATACCACCCTGTCAGGATGCCCCACAGAAGATCATGGAAAGCACTGG GGTGCAGAATGTCATCTCAGGGAGGgccccaggaggggctggggaaggccaGGTACCAGGACTTGTGAAGAAAGAGGTACAGCGCATCTTGGGCCATATCCAGGCTCCACTCCATCCCTTCCTGCTCAG GCTGTTCAGCTGGGCACTGCTGCGGTTCCTGAACTGTGTCTTCCTGAACGTGCAGCTCCACAAGGGTCAGATGAAGATGGTCCACAAGGCCACCCAGGCA GGCTTGCCGCTTGTCCTCCTCTCTACCCACAAGTCactcctggatgggatcctgctGCCCTTTGTGCTGCTCTCCCAAGGCCTGGGTGTGCTCCGTGTGGTTTGGGACCCCCGCAcctgctcccccaccctcag AGCTCTGCTAAAGAAGCTTGGGGGGCTTTTCTTGCCCCCAGAGGCCAACCTCACCCTGGACAGCTCTGAGGGGGTCCTTGCAAGGGCTGTGGTCCATGCT GCTATGGAGCAGCTGTTGGTGAGCAGGCAGCCCTTGCTCATATTCCTGGAGGAGCCCCCTGGGGCCCAGGGGCCTCGGCTGTCAGCCCTGGGCCAGACCTGGCTGGGACTGGTGGTCCAGGCTGTCCAGGTGGGTGTCATCCCAGATGCCATGCTAGTGCCAGTGGCTATCACCTATGACCTGGTTCCAGATGCACCCTGTGATGTATACCAC gctTTGGTCCCACTGGGGTTGTGGACAGGAGCTCTGGCTGTCCTGCGGAGCCTATGGAGCTGGGGCCGCAGCCCCAGGGTCTGTGTCCGTGTGCACCTAGCCCAGCCCTTCTCCCTACAG GAATACACCACCAATGCCAGAAGCTGCTGGGGCAGCAGGCAGACCCTGGAGCAGCTGCTGCAGCCCATCGTGCTGGGCCAATG TAATGTTGTCCCAGACACTGAGAAGGAGCAGGAGTGGACTCCAGCAACTGGGCCCCTTCTGGCACTTAAGGAAGAAGACCAGCTCCTGGTCAGGAGGTTGAGCCGTCATGTCCTGAATG ccAGCGTGACCAGCTCGGCAGTGATGAGCACAGCCATCATGGCGGCACTGCTGCTCTTTAAGCACCAGAAG ggtGTATTCCTGTCTCAGCTCCTGGGGGAGTTCTCCTGGCTGACCGAGGAGACGCTACTGCGTGGCTTTGACGTGGGCTTCTCAGGGCAGCTGCGGTGCCTTGTGCAGCACACGCTGAGCCTACTCCGGGCACATGTGGTCCTGCTGCGCGTCCATCAGGGGGACTTGCTGGTGGTTCCTCGCCCAGGCCCAGGCCTCACACGCCTGGCACGCCTGAGCACCGAGCTGCTGCCTGCCTTCCTGAGTGAGGCTGTGGGTG CCTGTGCTGTTCGGGGGCTGCTGGCGGGCAGAGTGCCGCCTGAGGGGCCCTGGGAGCTACAGGGCATTGAGTTGCTGAGCCAGAATGAGCTGTACCGCCAGATCCTGCTGCTGCTGCACTTGCTGCCCCAGgacctgctgctgctgcag CCCTGCCAATCTTGCTACTGCTACTGTCAGGAAGTGCTGGACCGTCTCATTCAGTGTGGGCTCCTGGTTGCTGAGGAG ACCCCAGGCTCCCGGGCAGCCTGTGACACAGGGCGGCAGCGTTTAAGTGCAAAGCTACTGTGGAAACCGAGTGGGGACTTTACTGATAGTGACAGTGATGACTTCGAGGAGGCTGAGGGTCGGTTCTTCAGG CTCAGCCAGCAGTCACGCTGCCctgacttcttcctcttcctctgccgccTGCTTAGCCCACTGCTCcaggcctttgcacaggctgccACCTTTCTCCACCAGGGACAGCTGCCAGATACAG aGTCTGGCTACACTGAGCAGCTCTTGCAATTCTTGCAAGCCACTGCCCAGGAAGAAGGGTTCTTTG agTGTGCAGacccaaatcttgccattagtGCTGTCTGGACCTTCAGAGACCTGGGG GTGCTACAGCAGACGCCCAGCCCCGCAGGCCCCATGCTCTACCTGTCCCCTACATTCACCAGTCGGGAAAATCAGGAAAAGCTGGAACAGTTCATCCGGCAGTTCATCTGTAGCTAG
- the GPAT2 gene encoding glycerol-3-phosphate acyltransferase 2, mitochondrial isoform X4 → MVTMLEARLQTQQRNTQNSQETGLWSSGFGMKLEAVTPFLGKYRPFVGRCCQTCTPKSWESLFHRSIMDLGFCNVILVKEENTRFRGWLVRRLCYFLWSLEQHIPPCQDAPQKIMESTGVQNVISGRAPGGAGEGQVPGLVKKEVQRILGHIQAPLHPFLLRLFSWALLRFLNCVFLNVQLHKGQMKMVHKATQAQGLPLVLLSTHKSLLDGILLPFVLLSQGLGVLRVVWDPRTCSPTLRALLKKLGGLFLPPEANLTLDSSEGVLARAVVHAAMEQLLVSRQPLLIFLEEPPGAQGPRLSALGQTWLGLVVQAVQVGVIPDAMLVPVAITYDLVPDAPCDVYHALVPLGLWTGALAVLRSLWSWGRSPRVCVRVHLAQPFSLQEYTTNARSCWGSRQTLEQLLQPIVLGQCNVVPDTEKEQEWTPATGPLLALKEEDQLLVRRLSRHVLNASVTSSAVMSTAIMAALLLFKHQKGVFLSQLLGEFSWLTEETLLRGFDVGFSGQLRCLVQHTLSLLRAHVVLLRVHQGDLLVVPRPGPGLTRLARLSTELLPAFLSEAVGGESPGLRLGGTCRGEVNGFPPRAWPFPSLACAVRGLLAGRVPPEGPWELQGIELLSQNELYRQILLLLHLLPQDLLLLQPCQSCYCYCQEVLDRLIQCGLLVAEETPGSRAACDTGRQRLSAKLLWKPSGDFTDSDSDDFEEAEGRFFRLSQQSRCPDFFLFLCRLLSPLLQAFAQAATFLHQGQLPDTESGYTEQLLQFLQATAQEEGFFECADPNLAISAVWTFRDLGVLQQTPSPAGPMLYLSPTFTSRENQEKLEQFIRQFICS, encoded by the exons ATGGTTACCATGTTGGAAGCCAgactccaaacccagcagaggaACACCCAAAACAGCCAGGAG ACTGGCTTGTGGTCCTCAGGCTTTGGGATGAAGCTGGAGGCTGTTACCCCATTCCTGGGGAAATATCGCCCCTTTGTGGGTCGCTGCTGCCAAACCTGTACTCCCAAGAGCTGG GAGTCCCTCTTCCACAGAAGCATAATGGATCTAGGCTTCTGCAATGTGATCCTGGTGAAGGAGGAGAACACCAG GTTTCGGGGCTGGCTGGTTCGGAGGCTCTGCTATTTCTTATGGTCACTGGAGCAGCACATACCACCCTGTCAGGATGCCCCACAGAAGATCATGGAAAGCACTGG GGTGCAGAATGTCATCTCAGGGAGGgccccaggaggggctggggaaggccaGGTACCAGGACTTGTGAAGAAAGAGGTACAGCGCATCTTGGGCCATATCCAGGCTCCACTCCATCCCTTCCTGCTCAG GCTGTTCAGCTGGGCACTGCTGCGGTTCCTGAACTGTGTCTTCCTGAACGTGCAGCTCCACAAGGGTCAGATGAAGATGGTCCACAAGGCCACCCAGGCA CAGGGCTTGCCGCTTGTCCTCCTCTCTACCCACAAGTCactcctggatgggatcctgctGCCCTTTGTGCTGCTCTCCCAAGGCCTGGGTGTGCTCCGTGTGGTTTGGGACCCCCGCAcctgctcccccaccctcag AGCTCTGCTAAAGAAGCTTGGGGGGCTTTTCTTGCCCCCAGAGGCCAACCTCACCCTGGACAGCTCTGAGGGGGTCCTTGCAAGGGCTGTGGTCCATGCT GCTATGGAGCAGCTGTTGGTGAGCAGGCAGCCCTTGCTCATATTCCTGGAGGAGCCCCCTGGGGCCCAGGGGCCTCGGCTGTCAGCCCTGGGCCAGACCTGGCTGGGACTGGTGGTCCAGGCTGTCCAGGTGGGTGTCATCCCAGATGCCATGCTAGTGCCAGTGGCTATCACCTATGACCTGGTTCCAGATGCACCCTGTGATGTATACCAC gctTTGGTCCCACTGGGGTTGTGGACAGGAGCTCTGGCTGTCCTGCGGAGCCTATGGAGCTGGGGCCGCAGCCCCAGGGTCTGTGTCCGTGTGCACCTAGCCCAGCCCTTCTCCCTACAG GAATACACCACCAATGCCAGAAGCTGCTGGGGCAGCAGGCAGACCCTGGAGCAGCTGCTGCAGCCCATCGTGCTGGGCCAATG TAATGTTGTCCCAGACACTGAGAAGGAGCAGGAGTGGACTCCAGCAACTGGGCCCCTTCTGGCACTTAAGGAAGAAGACCAGCTCCTGGTCAGGAGGTTGAGCCGTCATGTCCTGAATG ccAGCGTGACCAGCTCGGCAGTGATGAGCACAGCCATCATGGCGGCACTGCTGCTCTTTAAGCACCAGAAG ggtGTATTCCTGTCTCAGCTCCTGGGGGAGTTCTCCTGGCTGACCGAGGAGACGCTACTGCGTGGCTTTGACGTGGGCTTCTCAGGGCAGCTGCGGTGCCTTGTGCAGCACACGCTGAGCCTACTCCGGGCACATGTGGTCCTGCTGCGCGTCCATCAGGGGGACTTGCTGGTGGTTCCTCGCCCAGGCCCAGGCCTCACACGCCTGGCACGCCTGAGCACCGAGCTGCTGCCTGCCTTCCTGAGTGAGGCTGTGGGTGGTGAGTCTCCAGGGCTTCGGCTGGGTGGGACGTGTCGGGGTGAGGTGAATGGCTTCCCTCCTCGTGCCTGGCCCTTTCCTTCCCTAGCCTGTGCTGTTCGGGGGCTGCTGGCGGGCAGAGTGCCGCCTGAGGGGCCCTGGGAGCTACAGGGCATTGAGTTGCTGAGCCAGAATGAGCTGTACCGCCAGATCCTGCTGCTGCTGCACTTGCTGCCCCAGgacctgctgctgctgcag CCCTGCCAATCTTGCTACTGCTACTGTCAGGAAGTGCTGGACCGTCTCATTCAGTGTGGGCTCCTGGTTGCTGAGGAG ACCCCAGGCTCCCGGGCAGCCTGTGACACAGGGCGGCAGCGTTTAAGTGCAAAGCTACTGTGGAAACCGAGTGGGGACTTTACTGATAGTGACAGTGATGACTTCGAGGAGGCTGAGGGTCGGTTCTTCAGG CTCAGCCAGCAGTCACGCTGCCctgacttcttcctcttcctctgccgccTGCTTAGCCCACTGCTCcaggcctttgcacaggctgccACCTTTCTCCACCAGGGACAGCTGCCAGATACAG aGTCTGGCTACACTGAGCAGCTCTTGCAATTCTTGCAAGCCACTGCCCAGGAAGAAGGGTTCTTTG agTGTGCAGacccaaatcttgccattagtGCTGTCTGGACCTTCAGAGACCTGGGG GTGCTACAGCAGACGCCCAGCCCCGCAGGCCCCATGCTCTACCTGTCCCCTACATTCACCAGTCGGGAAAATCAGGAAAAGCTGGAACAGTTCATCCGGCAGTTCATCTGTAGCTAG
- the GPAT2 gene encoding glycerol-3-phosphate acyltransferase 2, mitochondrial isoform X6 yields MVTMLEARLQTQQRNTQNSQETGLWSSGFGMKLEAVTPFLGKYRPFVGRCCQTCTPKSWESLFHRSIMDLGFCNVILVKEENTRFRGWLVRRLCYFLWSLEQHIPPCQDAPQKIMESTGVQNVISGRAPGGAGEGQVPGLVKKEVQRILGHIQAPLHPFLLRLFSWALLRFLNCVFLNVQLHKGQMKMVHKATQAQGLPLVLLSTHKSLLDGILLPFVLLSQGLGVLRVVWDPRTCSPTLRALLKKLGGLFLPPEANLTLDSSEGVLARAVVHAAMEQLLVSRQPLLIFLEEPPGAQGPRLSALGQTWLGLVVQAVQVGVIPDAMLVPVAITYDLVPDAPCDVYHALVPLGLWTGALAVLRSLWSWGRSPRVCVRVHLAQPFSLQEYTTNARSCWGSRQTLEQLLQPIVLGQCNVVPDTEKEQEWTPATGPLLALKEEDQLLVRRLSRHVLNASVTSSAVMSTAIMAALLLFKHQKGVFLSQLLGEFSWLTEETLLRGFDVGFSGQLRCLVQHTLSLLRAHVVLLRVHQGDLLVVPRPGPGLTRLARLSTELLPAFLSEAVGACAVRGLLAGRVPPEGPWELQGIELLSQNELYRQILLLLHLLPQDLLLLQPCQSCYCYCQEVLDRLIQCGLLVAEETPGSRAACDTGRQRLSAKLLWKPSGDFTDSDSDDFEEAEGRFFRLSQQSRCPDFFLFLCRLLSPLLQAFAQAATFLHQGQLPDTESGYTEQLLQFLQATAQEEGFFECADPNLAISAVWTFRDLGVLQQTPSPAGPMLYLSPTFTSRENQEKLEQFIRQFICS; encoded by the exons ATGGTTACCATGTTGGAAGCCAgactccaaacccagcagaggaACACCCAAAACAGCCAGGAG ACTGGCTTGTGGTCCTCAGGCTTTGGGATGAAGCTGGAGGCTGTTACCCCATTCCTGGGGAAATATCGCCCCTTTGTGGGTCGCTGCTGCCAAACCTGTACTCCCAAGAGCTGG GAGTCCCTCTTCCACAGAAGCATAATGGATCTAGGCTTCTGCAATGTGATCCTGGTGAAGGAGGAGAACACCAG GTTTCGGGGCTGGCTGGTTCGGAGGCTCTGCTATTTCTTATGGTCACTGGAGCAGCACATACCACCCTGTCAGGATGCCCCACAGAAGATCATGGAAAGCACTGG GGTGCAGAATGTCATCTCAGGGAGGgccccaggaggggctggggaaggccaGGTACCAGGACTTGTGAAGAAAGAGGTACAGCGCATCTTGGGCCATATCCAGGCTCCACTCCATCCCTTCCTGCTCAG GCTGTTCAGCTGGGCACTGCTGCGGTTCCTGAACTGTGTCTTCCTGAACGTGCAGCTCCACAAGGGTCAGATGAAGATGGTCCACAAGGCCACCCAGGCA CAGGGCTTGCCGCTTGTCCTCCTCTCTACCCACAAGTCactcctggatgggatcctgctGCCCTTTGTGCTGCTCTCCCAAGGCCTGGGTGTGCTCCGTGTGGTTTGGGACCCCCGCAcctgctcccccaccctcag AGCTCTGCTAAAGAAGCTTGGGGGGCTTTTCTTGCCCCCAGAGGCCAACCTCACCCTGGACAGCTCTGAGGGGGTCCTTGCAAGGGCTGTGGTCCATGCT GCTATGGAGCAGCTGTTGGTGAGCAGGCAGCCCTTGCTCATATTCCTGGAGGAGCCCCCTGGGGCCCAGGGGCCTCGGCTGTCAGCCCTGGGCCAGACCTGGCTGGGACTGGTGGTCCAGGCTGTCCAGGTGGGTGTCATCCCAGATGCCATGCTAGTGCCAGTGGCTATCACCTATGACCTGGTTCCAGATGCACCCTGTGATGTATACCAC gctTTGGTCCCACTGGGGTTGTGGACAGGAGCTCTGGCTGTCCTGCGGAGCCTATGGAGCTGGGGCCGCAGCCCCAGGGTCTGTGTCCGTGTGCACCTAGCCCAGCCCTTCTCCCTACAG GAATACACCACCAATGCCAGAAGCTGCTGGGGCAGCAGGCAGACCCTGGAGCAGCTGCTGCAGCCCATCGTGCTGGGCCAATG TAATGTTGTCCCAGACACTGAGAAGGAGCAGGAGTGGACTCCAGCAACTGGGCCCCTTCTGGCACTTAAGGAAGAAGACCAGCTCCTGGTCAGGAGGTTGAGCCGTCATGTCCTGAATG ccAGCGTGACCAGCTCGGCAGTGATGAGCACAGCCATCATGGCGGCACTGCTGCTCTTTAAGCACCAGAAG ggtGTATTCCTGTCTCAGCTCCTGGGGGAGTTCTCCTGGCTGACCGAGGAGACGCTACTGCGTGGCTTTGACGTGGGCTTCTCAGGGCAGCTGCGGTGCCTTGTGCAGCACACGCTGAGCCTACTCCGGGCACATGTGGTCCTGCTGCGCGTCCATCAGGGGGACTTGCTGGTGGTTCCTCGCCCAGGCCCAGGCCTCACACGCCTGGCACGCCTGAGCACCGAGCTGCTGCCTGCCTTCCTGAGTGAGGCTGTGGGTG CCTGTGCTGTTCGGGGGCTGCTGGCGGGCAGAGTGCCGCCTGAGGGGCCCTGGGAGCTACAGGGCATTGAGTTGCTGAGCCAGAATGAGCTGTACCGCCAGATCCTGCTGCTGCTGCACTTGCTGCCCCAGgacctgctgctgctgcag CCCTGCCAATCTTGCTACTGCTACTGTCAGGAAGTGCTGGACCGTCTCATTCAGTGTGGGCTCCTGGTTGCTGAGGAG ACCCCAGGCTCCCGGGCAGCCTGTGACACAGGGCGGCAGCGTTTAAGTGCAAAGCTACTGTGGAAACCGAGTGGGGACTTTACTGATAGTGACAGTGATGACTTCGAGGAGGCTGAGGGTCGGTTCTTCAGG CTCAGCCAGCAGTCACGCTGCCctgacttcttcctcttcctctgccgccTGCTTAGCCCACTGCTCcaggcctttgcacaggctgccACCTTTCTCCACCAGGGACAGCTGCCAGATACAG aGTCTGGCTACACTGAGCAGCTCTTGCAATTCTTGCAAGCCACTGCCCAGGAAGAAGGGTTCTTTG agTGTGCAGacccaaatcttgccattagtGCTGTCTGGACCTTCAGAGACCTGGGG GTGCTACAGCAGACGCCCAGCCCCGCAGGCCCCATGCTCTACCTGTCCCCTACATTCACCAGTCGGGAAAATCAGGAAAAGCTGGAACAGTTCATCCGGCAGTTCATCTGTAGCTAG
- the GPAT2 gene encoding glycerol-3-phosphate acyltransferase 2, mitochondrial isoform X1 has product MVTMLEARLQTQQRNTQNSQETGLWSSGFGMKLEAVTPFLGKYRPFVGRCCQTCTPKSWESLFHRSIMDLGFCNVILVKEENTRFRGWLVRRLCYFLWSLEQHIPPCQDAPQKIMESTGVQNVISGRAPGGAGEGQVPGLVKKEVQRILGHIQAPLHPFLLRLFSWALLRFLNCVFLNVQLHKGQMKMVHKATQAQGLPLVLLSTHKSLLDGILLPFVLLSQGLGVLRVVWDPRTCSPTLRALLKKLGGLFLPPEANLTLDSSEGVLARAVVHAAMEQLLVSRQPLLIFLEEPPGAQGPRLSALGQTWLGLVVQAVQVGVIPDAMLVPVAITYDLVPDAPCDVYHALVPLGLWTGALAVLRSLWSWGRSPRVCVRVHLAQPFSLQEYTTNARSCWGSRQTLEQLLQPIVLGQCNVVPDTEKEQEWTPATGPLLALKEEDQLLVRRLSRHVLNASVTSSAVMSTAIMAALLLFKHQKGVFLSQLLGEFSWLTEETLLRGFDVGFSGQLRCLVQHTLSLLRAHVVLLRVHQGDLLVVPRPGPGLTRLARLSTELLPAFLSEAVGGESPGLRLGGTCRGEVNGFPPRAWPFPSLACAVRGLLAGRVPPEGPWELQGIELLSQNELYRQILLLLHLLPQDLLLLQPCQSCYCYCQEVLDRLIQCGLLVAEETPGSRAACDTGRQRLSAKLLWKPSGDFTDSDSDDFEEAEGRFFRVSWEKPRWGWGGGQAVGATLIWSVPLQLSQQSRCPDFFLFLCRLLSPLLQAFAQAATFLHQGQLPDTESGYTEQLLQFLQATAQEEGFFECADPNLAISAVWTFRDLGVLQQTPSPAGPMLYLSPTFTSRENQEKLEQFIRQFICS; this is encoded by the exons ATGGTTACCATGTTGGAAGCCAgactccaaacccagcagaggaACACCCAAAACAGCCAGGAG ACTGGCTTGTGGTCCTCAGGCTTTGGGATGAAGCTGGAGGCTGTTACCCCATTCCTGGGGAAATATCGCCCCTTTGTGGGTCGCTGCTGCCAAACCTGTACTCCCAAGAGCTGG GAGTCCCTCTTCCACAGAAGCATAATGGATCTAGGCTTCTGCAATGTGATCCTGGTGAAGGAGGAGAACACCAG GTTTCGGGGCTGGCTGGTTCGGAGGCTCTGCTATTTCTTATGGTCACTGGAGCAGCACATACCACCCTGTCAGGATGCCCCACAGAAGATCATGGAAAGCACTGG GGTGCAGAATGTCATCTCAGGGAGGgccccaggaggggctggggaaggccaGGTACCAGGACTTGTGAAGAAAGAGGTACAGCGCATCTTGGGCCATATCCAGGCTCCACTCCATCCCTTCCTGCTCAG GCTGTTCAGCTGGGCACTGCTGCGGTTCCTGAACTGTGTCTTCCTGAACGTGCAGCTCCACAAGGGTCAGATGAAGATGGTCCACAAGGCCACCCAGGCA CAGGGCTTGCCGCTTGTCCTCCTCTCTACCCACAAGTCactcctggatgggatcctgctGCCCTTTGTGCTGCTCTCCCAAGGCCTGGGTGTGCTCCGTGTGGTTTGGGACCCCCGCAcctgctcccccaccctcag AGCTCTGCTAAAGAAGCTTGGGGGGCTTTTCTTGCCCCCAGAGGCCAACCTCACCCTGGACAGCTCTGAGGGGGTCCTTGCAAGGGCTGTGGTCCATGCT GCTATGGAGCAGCTGTTGGTGAGCAGGCAGCCCTTGCTCATATTCCTGGAGGAGCCCCCTGGGGCCCAGGGGCCTCGGCTGTCAGCCCTGGGCCAGACCTGGCTGGGACTGGTGGTCCAGGCTGTCCAGGTGGGTGTCATCCCAGATGCCATGCTAGTGCCAGTGGCTATCACCTATGACCTGGTTCCAGATGCACCCTGTGATGTATACCAC gctTTGGTCCCACTGGGGTTGTGGACAGGAGCTCTGGCTGTCCTGCGGAGCCTATGGAGCTGGGGCCGCAGCCCCAGGGTCTGTGTCCGTGTGCACCTAGCCCAGCCCTTCTCCCTACAG GAATACACCACCAATGCCAGAAGCTGCTGGGGCAGCAGGCAGACCCTGGAGCAGCTGCTGCAGCCCATCGTGCTGGGCCAATG TAATGTTGTCCCAGACACTGAGAAGGAGCAGGAGTGGACTCCAGCAACTGGGCCCCTTCTGGCACTTAAGGAAGAAGACCAGCTCCTGGTCAGGAGGTTGAGCCGTCATGTCCTGAATG ccAGCGTGACCAGCTCGGCAGTGATGAGCACAGCCATCATGGCGGCACTGCTGCTCTTTAAGCACCAGAAG ggtGTATTCCTGTCTCAGCTCCTGGGGGAGTTCTCCTGGCTGACCGAGGAGACGCTACTGCGTGGCTTTGACGTGGGCTTCTCAGGGCAGCTGCGGTGCCTTGTGCAGCACACGCTGAGCCTACTCCGGGCACATGTGGTCCTGCTGCGCGTCCATCAGGGGGACTTGCTGGTGGTTCCTCGCCCAGGCCCAGGCCTCACACGCCTGGCACGCCTGAGCACCGAGCTGCTGCCTGCCTTCCTGAGTGAGGCTGTGGGTGGTGAGTCTCCAGGGCTTCGGCTGGGTGGGACGTGTCGGGGTGAGGTGAATGGCTTCCCTCCTCGTGCCTGGCCCTTTCCTTCCCTAGCCTGTGCTGTTCGGGGGCTGCTGGCGGGCAGAGTGCCGCCTGAGGGGCCCTGGGAGCTACAGGGCATTGAGTTGCTGAGCCAGAATGAGCTGTACCGCCAGATCCTGCTGCTGCTGCACTTGCTGCCCCAGgacctgctgctgctgcag CCCTGCCAATCTTGCTACTGCTACTGTCAGGAAGTGCTGGACCGTCTCATTCAGTGTGGGCTCCTGGTTGCTGAGGAG ACCCCAGGCTCCCGGGCAGCCTGTGACACAGGGCGGCAGCGTTTAAGTGCAAAGCTACTGTGGAAACCGAGTGGGGACTTTACTGATAGTGACAGTGATGACTTCGAGGAGGCTGAGGGTCGGTTCTTCAGGGTAAGTTGGGAGAAGCCacgttgggggtggggtggcgggcAGGCAGTTGGAGCTACCCTCATCTGGTCTGTGCCCCTCCAGCTCAGCCAGCAGTCACGCTGCCctgacttcttcctcttcctctgccgccTGCTTAGCCCACTGCTCcaggcctttgcacaggctgccACCTTTCTCCACCAGGGACAGCTGCCAGATACAG aGTCTGGCTACACTGAGCAGCTCTTGCAATTCTTGCAAGCCACTGCCCAGGAAGAAGGGTTCTTTG agTGTGCAGacccaaatcttgccattagtGCTGTCTGGACCTTCAGAGACCTGGGG GTGCTACAGCAGACGCCCAGCCCCGCAGGCCCCATGCTCTACCTGTCCCCTACATTCACCAGTCGGGAAAATCAGGAAAAGCTGGAACAGTTCATCCGGCAGTTCATCTGTAGCTAG